From the Tissierellales bacterium genome, one window contains:
- a CDS encoding calcium/sodium antiporter, producing the protein MDELIFSVLTEFSTLLLIVVIGVSLYVLGKGADILVNEAVGLSLSWGISKMVVGATIVSLGTTLPEMTVSVFAAIKGNPDLALGNAIGSIITNSALIIGLAALVGTLPLDRKNVVGQSRLQLISSGLLALVSLPFFSKGPGGVITQWMGFVFLILLIIYIVGTIRRAKAMNNELTLNYGEEEVSLAIQLIKLAFGIILVIFSSKVLIPSVEITALRVGIPQSVIAATLVAFGTSLPELVTAITAVRKGHGELAVGNVIGANILNVLFVTGAAAAVTKNGLSVPTNFYKLQIPTMLLVLGVFHMFAKNKDEKISKFEGLFLLVAYIAYLLLNYFWI; encoded by the coding sequence ATGGATGAATTAATTTTTTCTGTTCTTACTGAATTTTCAACGCTACTATTAATTGTGGTTATTGGAGTTAGCTTGTATGTACTTGGTAAGGGAGCTGATATTTTAGTTAATGAAGCAGTGGGATTATCCCTTAGTTGGGGTATTTCTAAAATGGTTGTTGGAGCAACTATTGTAAGTTTAGGAACTACATTACCTGAAATGACTGTATCAGTATTTGCAGCAATAAAGGGAAATCCAGATTTAGCTTTGGGAAATGCAATTGGATCAATTATTACAAATTCTGCATTAATTATAGGTCTTGCGGCATTAGTAGGGACATTGCCTTTAGATAGGAAAAATGTTGTAGGTCAAAGTCGATTGCAGCTAATATCTAGTGGCTTATTAGCTCTTGTTAGTTTACCATTTTTTTCAAAGGGGCCTGGTGGAGTAATAACTCAATGGATGGGTTTTGTTTTTCTTATATTATTAATAATTTATATTGTTGGAACTATTCGCCGTGCAAAGGCTATGAATAATGAGTTAACATTAAACTATGGGGAAGAAGAAGTTTCATTAGCTATACAACTAATAAAACTAGCTTTTGGTATAATATTAGTTATTTTCTCATCAAAGGTGCTTATTCCAAGTGTTGAAATTACAGCTTTACGTGTTGGTATTCCTCAAAGTGTTATTGCAGCAACCTTAGTTGCTTTTGGTACCAGTTTACCTGAGCTTGTAACAGCTATTACAGCAGTAAGAAAAGGCCATGGTGAATTAGCAGTAGGTAATGTTATAGGAGCAAATATATTGAATGTATTATTTGTTACGGGTGCAGCAGCGGCAGTAACCAAAAATGGCTTATCTGTTCCAACTAATTTTTATAAATTGCAAATACCAACTATGTTATTAGTACTAGGTGTTTTTCATATGTTTGCTAAAAATAAAGATGAAAAGATTTCTAAATTTGAAGGACTTTTTTTATTAGTAGCATATATTGCTTATTTGTTACTAAATTATTTTTGGATATAA
- a CDS encoding nucleotidyltransferase family protein yields the protein MQKTEGIILAAGLSSRVGTNKLVLNIDGVTVIEKCILGMYDICSRIIVVGGHRVEDIKNILDKYPKVDLIYNSNYKNGMFSSVKKGLANVREERFFLIPGDYPLVSKETYEEMLKLDEDIIIPIYHGKRGHPLLVKSYLIKKLFTDDSCKTLRDFINKRGFTPVNVKDSGILKDIDTMDDYISIAQDLKALR from the coding sequence ATGCAAAAAACTGAGGGAATAATATTAGCTGCTGGATTATCTTCTCGAGTTGGAACAAACAAGTTAGTTTTAAATATTGATGGAGTAACAGTCATCGAAAAATGCATACTTGGAATGTATGATATATGCTCCAGAATAATTGTAGTAGGTGGCCATAGGGTAGAAGACATAAAAAACATATTAGATAAATATCCTAAGGTAGATCTTATTTATAATTCTAATTATAAAAACGGAATGTTTAGTTCTGTTAAAAAAGGACTAGCTAATGTTAGGGAAGAAAGATTTTTTTTAATTCCTGGAGATTATCCCCTAGTTAGCAAAGAAACCTATGAGGAAATGCTAAAATTAGATGAGGATATAATTATTCCCATTTACCATGGGAAACGTGGCCATCCATTGTTAGTGAAAAGCTATCTAATAAAAAAATTATTTACAGATGACTCCTGTAAAACCTTAAGGGATTTTATTAATAAGAGGGGTTTTACTCCTGTCAATGTTAAAGATTCTGGCATTTTAAAAGATATAGATACTATGGATGACTACATATCGATAGCTCAAGATTTAAAAGCACTTAGATAA
- a CDS encoding FAD binding domain-containing protein, whose product MIPFNFEYYKPKTIEEAINLFTKLNSMKKSPIYYGGRTEFISMAKMHNIHTDAVIDIKDIPECNIHEISNNELIIGSAVTLTNIAELDYFPLLSLTVKRIADHTIQDKITLGGNIAGTIIYKETTLPLMVSNCDVVIANVDGKKRIPLKDIFNKRIQLAEGEIIVQVIIEDKFLTLPYLHVKRTKNEKIDYPLITITTLKNNNKINIAFSGICQYPFRSTTIENILNDNSISINEKLTNVINNIPGKILNDLNGSSEYRKFMLHTMLYEVLENFKEVH is encoded by the coding sequence ATGATACCTTTTAATTTTGAATATTATAAACCCAAAACTATAGAAGAAGCTATTAATTTATTTACCAAACTAAACTCTATGAAAAAATCTCCTATATATTATGGCGGTAGAACCGAGTTCATCAGTATGGCAAAAATGCACAATATACATACTGATGCCGTTATAGATATTAAAGATATTCCAGAATGTAATATACATGAAATATCTAATAATGAATTAATTATTGGTTCTGCAGTAACCCTTACTAATATTGCGGAATTAGATTATTTCCCTTTACTCAGTTTGACAGTAAAAAGAATAGCCGACCATACAATTCAAGACAAAATTACTTTAGGTGGAAATATAGCTGGAACCATAATCTATAAAGAAACTACCCTTCCCCTTATGGTATCTAATTGCGATGTAGTTATTGCAAACGTAGATGGAAAAAAACGAATTCCTTTAAAAGATATATTTAATAAGAGAATTCAACTTGCAGAAGGGGAAATAATAGTTCAAGTAATTATAGAAGATAAATTTTTAACTTTACCTTATCTTCATGTTAAAAGGACTAAAAATGAAAAAATAGACTATCCTTTAATTACAATTACTACATTAAAAAATAATAATAAAATTAATATTGCCTTTAGTGGTATATGCCAATACCCTTTTAGATCTACTACTATAGAAAATATATTAAATGATAATTCAATTTCTATAAATGAAAAATTAACTAATGTTATTAATAATATACCTGGTAAAATATTAAATGATCTTAATGGCTCTTCTGAATATAGAAAATTTATGCTACACACAATGCTATACGAAGTCTTAGAAAATTTTAAGGAGGTGCACTAA
- a CDS encoding leucyl aminopeptidase, translating to MQINIGKYGEVKAILAFKEDEHIEEGKKLYNFIREKELFNGGCGEIYSHLCPQGDKFIIVGLGEKNKLNLDSLRKASFKLGRKLMKLKVESVGLTVPDFQDLSYDKVVQAISEGLLQSEYSFEKYLTEKKTISTVKNVYLDVLNGEEENAKKAIEEAQIIMDGVFLARNLVNEPAMYMTPETLAANAKKELVGLGVEVEIYDKKAIEELGMEAFLAVSKGSEKEPQFIKMTWNGNPNDEKKLALVGKGITYDSGGYSIKTNKGMVTMKADMAGSAAVIGVMKSIAMSNLNKNVVGIVAACENMLSGGAYKPGDIIGSMSSKTIEVLNTDAEGRLTLADALWYATEVEKADKIIDLATLTGACVVALGDVNTGAITNDKNLMETVKEAAELAGEPVWQLPSNDEYRDLIKGDFADLKNSVSGGAGTITAGLFLEEFVNNIPWVHLDIAGTAFISKGRNYLPKGATGIPVKTLYNLVKSE from the coding sequence ATGCAAATAAATATTGGAAAATATGGCGAAGTAAAGGCTATCTTAGCATTTAAAGAAGATGAACATATTGAAGAAGGAAAAAAGTTATATAATTTTATAAGAGAAAAAGAATTATTTAATGGTGGTTGTGGAGAAATATATTCCCATTTATGCCCCCAAGGCGATAAATTTATTATAGTTGGTCTAGGAGAAAAAAATAAGCTTAATTTAGATTCTCTTAGAAAAGCTTCTTTTAAGTTGGGACGAAAACTTATGAAATTAAAAGTAGAAAGTGTAGGATTAACAGTTCCTGACTTCCAAGACCTTTCTTATGATAAAGTAGTTCAGGCTATTTCTGAAGGCTTATTACAATCAGAATATAGTTTTGAAAAATATTTAACTGAAAAGAAAACTATATCTACAGTTAAAAATGTGTACTTAGATGTACTTAATGGCGAAGAAGAAAACGCTAAGAAGGCAATAGAAGAAGCACAAATTATTATGGATGGTGTCTTTTTAGCTAGAAATTTAGTAAACGAGCCAGCAATGTATATGACTCCTGAAACACTTGCTGCAAATGCAAAAAAGGAACTAGTAGGTCTTGGTGTAGAAGTAGAAATTTACGACAAGAAGGCAATTGAAGAACTAGGAATGGAAGCCTTTTTAGCTGTTTCTAAAGGTTCCGAAAAGGAACCACAATTTATAAAAATGACTTGGAATGGTAACCCTAATGATGAGAAAAAGCTAGCATTAGTCGGAAAAGGCATTACTTATGACTCCGGTGGCTATTCTATTAAAACGAATAAAGGCATGGTTACTATGAAAGCTGATATGGCTGGTTCCGCTGCTGTTATTGGTGTAATGAAATCCATAGCCATGTCTAATTTAAATAAAAATGTAGTTGGTATTGTAGCAGCTTGCGAAAATATGTTGTCTGGTGGTGCCTATAAACCTGGAGATATTATTGGTTCTATGTCCAGTAAAACTATCGAAGTATTAAATACAGATGCAGAAGGTAGGCTAACCCTAGCTGATGCCCTATGGTATGCAACAGAAGTAGAAAAAGCAGATAAAATTATAGACTTAGCAACTCTTACTGGAGCTTGTGTAGTAGCCTTAGGAGATGTAAATACTGGTGCTATTACAAATGATAAAAACCTTATGGAAACTGTTAAAGAGGCAGCTGAACTAGCTGGAGAACCTGTTTGGCAACTTCCTTCTAATGACGAGTATAGAGACCTTATAAAAGGAGATTTTGCCGACTTAAAAAATAGTGTTAGTGGAGGAGCTGGGACTATAACTGCCGGATTATTCCTTGAAGAATTTGTAAATAACATTCCATGGGTTCATCTGGATATTGCGGGCACAGCATTCATATCAAAAGGAAGAAACTACTTACCTAAGGGAGCCACTGGAATTCCAGTAAAAACTCTTTATAACCTAGTAAAATCAGAATAA
- a CDS encoding glutamate-5-semialdehyde dehydrogenase yields the protein MSYISNKGSLLKRVETELSIASTEDKNLALKKVSESLEEYRSYILESNRKDIEIAEKNNMKPGLIDRLKLDNDRLDGIIEGINNIIELPDPIWKSDKVWTIENGLTISKMTVPLGVIGIVYESRPNVTVDAFSLALKSGNCIMLRGSSSAIHSNKALVKAIKEGLKASNLSEEVVQFIEEKDRKYVNEMLNANKYLDLIIPRGGKGLIDFIVENSSVPVLETGIGNCHIYVDEEADLEKALNIVNNAKTQRVGVCNACEKLLVHEAVADKFLPMIFEKLHKIVEIRGCKKTREIIKVEEAKESDWKEEYLDYIIAVKVVKDIDEGIEHVNTYGSKHSEAIITENLTNSQMFLRKVDASAVYVNASTRFTDGGEFGFGAEMGISTQKIHARGPVGLEQLVSYKYLVIGEGQIRK from the coding sequence ATGTCTTATATATCTAATAAAGGGAGTTTGCTAAAGAGAGTAGAAACAGAACTGTCAATAGCTTCCACAGAAGATAAGAATTTGGCTCTTAAAAAGGTTAGTGAAAGTTTAGAAGAATATAGGAGTTATATATTAGAAAGCAATAGAAAAGATATAGAAATAGCCGAAAAAAACAATATGAAGCCTGGACTAATAGACAGGCTAAAACTAGATAATGATAGATTAGATGGTATAATAGAAGGCATTAATAATATTATTGAACTGCCAGATCCTATATGGAAAAGTGATAAAGTATGGACTATAGAAAATGGACTTACTATATCAAAAATGACTGTACCTTTAGGGGTAATAGGTATAGTATATGAGTCGAGACCTAATGTAACAGTAGATGCCTTTAGTTTGGCTTTGAAAAGTGGTAATTGTATCATGTTAAGAGGAAGTTCAAGTGCTATTCATTCTAATAAGGCTCTTGTAAAAGCAATAAAAGAAGGTTTGAAGGCAAGTAATCTATCAGAGGAAGTAGTACAATTTATAGAAGAGAAGGATAGAAAGTATGTTAATGAAATGCTTAATGCTAATAAGTACCTTGATTTAATTATTCCTAGAGGTGGAAAAGGATTAATAGACTTTATAGTAGAGAATTCTTCAGTACCAGTATTGGAAACAGGTATTGGGAATTGTCATATATATGTAGATGAAGAAGCAGACTTGGAAAAAGCGTTAAACATTGTAAACAATGCAAAGACTCAAAGAGTAGGAGTATGTAATGCCTGTGAAAAATTATTAGTTCATGAGGCTGTAGCAGATAAATTTTTACCTATGATATTCGAAAAATTACACAAGATAGTTGAAATAAGAGGATGTAAAAAAACTAGGGAAATAATAAAGGTTGAAGAAGCAAAAGAATCTGATTGGAAAGAGGAATATTTAGATTATATTATAGCTGTAAAGGTTGTTAAAGATATTGATGAAGGCATAGAACATGTAAATACCTATGGTTCTAAGCATTCAGAAGCTATAATAACAGAGAACTTAACTAATTCCCAGATGTTTTTAAGAAAAGTAGATGCATCAGCAGTATATGTAAATGCATCAACCAGATTTACTGATGGAGGGGAATTTGGATTTGGAGCTGAAATGGGTATTAGTACACAGAAGATTCATGCAAGGGGACCAGTTGGACTAGAACAATTGGTATCATACAAATATTTAGTAATAGGAGAAGGACAAATAAGAAAGTAG
- the proB gene encoding glutamate 5-kinase, translating into MKQNTINNIKKIVIKIGSSTITSKDGVINKDFLDNLANQVKSLIDGGKQVVIVSSGARIAGVSTLGRWSRKEDVNYKQALCAIGQVELMDSYRIIFNNYNLHTAQILLTREDFKDDTRTLNIRNTLFTLLDENVVPVVNENDTVCVEEIKIGDNDMLAAQTTVLWDADLLVILSDIDGIYDKSPVEHKDAKLIELVNDIDELEANISIGKSSSFGTGGISTKLKAARLVNKYGIKMIVANGEKENIIEKLINGEEKGTVFM; encoded by the coding sequence ATGAAGCAAAATACAATAAATAATATCAAAAAAATTGTTATAAAAATAGGAAGTAGTACAATAACTAGTAAGGATGGAGTTATAAACAAAGATTTTTTAGATAATTTAGCTAATCAAGTAAAATCTTTAATTGATGGGGGAAAGCAGGTAGTAATTGTCTCTTCAGGGGCTAGGATTGCAGGGGTATCTACGCTAGGTAGATGGTCAAGGAAGGAAGATGTAAACTATAAACAAGCACTATGTGCAATAGGACAAGTGGAGCTTATGGATTCCTATAGGATAATTTTTAATAATTATAATCTTCATACTGCCCAAATACTATTGACTAGAGAAGATTTTAAAGATGATACAAGAACATTGAATATAAGAAATACATTGTTTACTTTACTAGATGAAAATGTTGTGCCTGTAGTAAATGAAAATGATACAGTTTGTGTAGAGGAAATAAAAATAGGTGATAATGATATGTTAGCTGCTCAAACTACTGTATTATGGGATGCAGATTTACTTGTAATTCTAAGCGATATAGATGGAATATATGATAAAAGCCCTGTAGAACACAAAGATGCTAAGCTAATAGAATTAGTAAATGACATAGATGAATTAGAAGCAAATATATCAATAGGTAAGTCTAGTTCTTTTGGAACAGGGGGAATATCAACTAAATTAAAAGCGGCAAGATTAGTAAATAAATATGGTATAAAAATGATAGTAGCAAATGGTGAAAAAGAAAATATAATAGAAAAATTAATTAATGGGGAAGAAAAAGGAACAGTTTTTATGTAA
- a CDS encoding (2Fe-2S)-binding protein, whose product MKVIDNTVLTLNINGDDREVLVKPSDTLLHTLRKELNITSVKPGCENGDCGACTVLVDNWPIKSCLMLTVEAVGKSILTVEGLKDAPIQKAFVENWGFQCGYCTSGFLMVCHALSQIHPNADEYVIEEWLQSNLCRCTGYEEIENAIKAVLNGDI is encoded by the coding sequence TTGAAGGTTATTGATAATACTGTTTTAACATTAAACATAAACGGGGATGACAGAGAAGTCCTGGTAAAACCATCAGATACATTGTTACATACTTTACGAAAAGAACTTAATATTACTAGTGTAAAACCCGGTTGTGAAAATGGTGATTGTGGTGCCTGTACTGTACTAGTAGATAATTGGCCTATTAAATCCTGTCTAATGCTCACTGTTGAAGCCGTAGGAAAGAGTATCCTCACTGTTGAAGGACTAAAAGATGCTCCTATACAAAAAGCTTTCGTGGAAAATTGGGGGTTTCAATGTGGATATTGTACCTCTGGATTCTTAATGGTATGTCATGCCTTGTCACAAATTCATCCTAATGCAGATGAATACGTTATAGAAGAATGGCTCCAATCAAATTTGTGTCGATGTACAGGTTACGAGGAGATTGAAAATGCTATAAAAGCAGTTTTAAATGGTGATATATAA
- a CDS encoding molybdopterin cofactor-binding domain-containing protein: MRNAIGPNNISPTQSKITLSNTGNLSSCISKLKEAINWQEGRILKTDKGTIRAKGISCFWKTSTSPTNASSGVVLTLNKDGSINLNCAAVELGPGMKTTMAQILAEKMKMDVDKIHVFMGVDTQLSPKHWKTVASMTTFMVGNAVLKAADDLIQQLKTLGSIVFKCTPDDLDINDGKVYLKSDPDMRILFKDLVHGYKYPNGISVNGQMIGRGSYIMKHLTSLDKETGKGKTGTSWTVGAQAVEIEYDPVKYTYRLLKAATIIDIGKVINPKTARGLIMGGMSMGLGLATREEFLYKDTGILENTSLRTYKLMHFGEHPKYLVEFIETPQIDAPFGARGIAEHGILGMPSAFANAISLVAEADFDKLPISPELIWSTKTGGKYDTF; encoded by the coding sequence ATGAGAAACGCTATAGGCCCAAATAATATTTCCCCTACACAATCTAAAATAACCTTAAGCAATACAGGAAATTTGTCAAGCTGTATATCAAAATTAAAAGAGGCTATAAACTGGCAGGAAGGTAGAATACTAAAAACAGATAAAGGTACAATAAGAGCAAAGGGAATTAGTTGCTTTTGGAAAACTTCTACTTCCCCTACTAATGCCTCTTCTGGGGTTGTCCTTACCTTAAATAAGGATGGAAGTATAAATCTTAATTGCGCTGCCGTAGAGCTTGGCCCAGGAATGAAAACCACTATGGCTCAAATACTTGCGGAAAAAATGAAAATGGATGTTGATAAGATTCATGTTTTTATGGGAGTTGATACACAACTTTCTCCTAAACACTGGAAAACTGTTGCAAGTATGACTACTTTCATGGTTGGAAATGCAGTACTTAAAGCCGCCGATGATTTAATACAGCAATTAAAAACTCTTGGTTCCATAGTATTTAAATGTACTCCTGACGATTTAGATATAAATGATGGAAAAGTATATTTAAAAAGTGATCCTGATATGCGTATTTTGTTTAAAGATCTAGTTCATGGATATAAATACCCTAATGGTATATCTGTAAATGGCCAAATGATTGGACGTGGCAGTTATATTATGAAACATTTAACTTCATTAGATAAGGAAACTGGAAAAGGTAAAACAGGCACTTCTTGGACTGTAGGGGCTCAGGCTGTAGAAATTGAATATGACCCTGTAAAATACACTTATAGATTATTAAAGGCTGCAACGATTATTGATATAGGTAAAGTTATAAATCCTAAAACTGCTAGGGGCCTTATTATGGGTGGAATGAGTATGGGACTTGGCCTAGCTACTAGGGAAGAGTTTTTATATAAGGATACTGGGATATTAGAAAATACATCCTTAAGAACCTACAAATTAATGCATTTTGGAGAACACCCTAAATATTTAGTAGAGTTTATAGAAACACCTCAAATAGATGCCCCTTTTGGAGCTCGTGGAATAGCGGAACATGGAATACTCGGAATGCCTTCTGCCTTTGCCAATGCTATATCATTGGTAGCTGAAGCTGATTTCGATAAGTTACCCATTTCCCCTGAATTAATATGGAGTACTAAAACTGGAGGAAAATATGATACCTTTTAA